In Leptospira selangorensis, the following are encoded in one genomic region:
- a CDS encoding PAS domain-containing protein — MNSIVYWFEELFASLPLSFIDIWGRFGYIVGIFLMICAYGGFTFNPGGKFGFGRRKQSWDTQAFLSIPFTFVFIFITGYIGSFIVLVPGAQTFESLKDLTVFLCILLFGYPALLAVPFAYGLSDLIEGVPPNFLFDWLLGYFINPACFWVAYQLIGRDPDFKKIKTWILYSIFVIIFMSIEPQLWGYICSEQFTREISYRNITPALFFTTGVTWVVAPFAMLIALPLAKKYGLFWAEIPGHTRELILSYKEWYWQEEKFGKDGVPLGQGLPIRMFLVTPFILLVLIMVAATAYLTLRSSEAASGKLAARLHQEISENINLRLDDYLDRSIRKKPEEISLLLKNTNIARHGRAFIIDRETRIIASSDLRFSNIGSASESGDPVIRNSVLSVLKDYGDLYSVRAAFQFRFDIVNAKPVSRETWLTQVTPYRDNAGEYDWIVITAMPASYYLEGVQIGNSESAKVFAVALTLSLLIAAFLAGIVTSPIRNISQATRAMAEGDFSQRVPSSKLEEIGILAFSFNHMAEQLQEAFRRTKASEEQYKDLVDTTPGVVWEADAITFNFTFVSKQAEDLLGYSVEEWKTPGFWADHIHPEDKDYAVNYCVACTGKLEAHDFEYRFLKKDGTVVWLRDMVKVIAEGNKEKWLRGVMVDITERKSIEEKFLERNRFVESILDISPDILYIYDIKDGKNVYSNIGVERLLGYSVEEIQEMGNSLLKSLMHPDDFQAYLTNIIPKYLNALDRDVIEHQYRMHHKDKKWRWFVSRELVYKRDQEGIPTQIFGISNDITKSKEAEETILDLNANLERKIDQRTEELKRTNGDLTEALEYQKKISKELNETQSQLLLSEKLAALGQLAAGMTHELNTPLGAIVSSNRAILDILYEEIREIPDLLLSLNKKEIEYFKFLLDESLKEISQAEILPNRSLRRELVRVFKEASVQDPENAVNMVLELGIHRLGEKLPELLKTENSLKILEAVSSIASVVRFSNVISIATGKASYVVDALKNYLNPGTHNGDEELVPVDIEVELETIIALYHNKIKYGVEVVKHYRTNELCLGDPDKLNQVWINLLNNGLQAMNYKGKIEISIEKRESWIIVSFADSGSGIPKEIQDKIFDPFFTTKNPGEGIGLGLDICKKIIEKMGGKIEFESEPGRTKFEVWLKPANRKKEESIGN, encoded by the coding sequence GTGAATTCGATCGTTTACTGGTTTGAAGAATTATTCGCCTCCCTTCCTTTGTCCTTTATAGACATTTGGGGCAGATTCGGCTATATTGTCGGGATCTTTTTGATGATCTGCGCCTACGGAGGATTTACTTTTAATCCCGGAGGCAAATTCGGTTTTGGTCGCCGAAAACAAAGTTGGGATACCCAGGCATTTTTAAGTATTCCATTCACTTTTGTTTTTATTTTTATCACTGGTTATATCGGTTCCTTTATCGTTTTGGTTCCGGGGGCTCAGACATTCGAGTCTTTAAAAGATCTAACAGTTTTTCTTTGTATTCTTTTATTCGGTTATCCTGCACTTCTTGCGGTCCCTTTTGCCTACGGACTTTCGGATCTGATAGAAGGTGTTCCTCCCAATTTTTTATTCGATTGGCTTTTAGGTTATTTTATCAACCCGGCTTGTTTCTGGGTGGCATATCAGTTGATCGGAAGAGATCCCGATTTCAAAAAAATAAAGACCTGGATTTTATATTCGATTTTCGTAATTATCTTCATGAGTATAGAGCCTCAACTTTGGGGATACATCTGCTCTGAACAATTTACTAGGGAGATTTCTTACCGTAATATCACTCCTGCACTGTTCTTTACCACCGGAGTCACTTGGGTAGTTGCTCCCTTCGCGATGTTGATCGCATTACCTTTGGCTAAAAAATACGGATTATTTTGGGCAGAAATTCCAGGCCATACAAGAGAGCTGATCTTAAGTTATAAAGAATGGTATTGGCAGGAAGAAAAATTCGGAAAAGACGGGGTTCCTTTGGGACAAGGGCTTCCGATCCGGATGTTCTTAGTCACTCCGTTCATTCTTTTAGTTTTGATCATGGTGGCAGCCACTGCTTATTTAACTTTAAGAAGTTCAGAAGCGGCATCCGGAAAACTTGCGGCAAGATTACACCAAGAGATCTCGGAGAATATTAATCTTAGGCTGGATGATTATCTGGATCGTTCTATCCGGAAAAAACCGGAAGAGATCTCTCTTTTATTAAAAAATACGAATATAGCCAGACATGGTAGAGCTTTTATTATAGATAGGGAAACTAGGATTATTGCTTCTTCGGACTTACGTTTTAGCAATATCGGTTCTGCTTCCGAGAGTGGGGATCCAGTAATAAGAAATTCCGTCCTTTCTGTTCTGAAAGATTATGGAGATCTATATTCCGTTAGGGCGGCATTTCAGTTTAGATTTGATATAGTAAATGCAAAACCCGTTTCCAGAGAGACTTGGCTAACCCAAGTAACTCCATATAGAGACAATGCAGGGGAATACGATTGGATAGTGATCACTGCAATGCCCGCTTCTTATTATTTAGAAGGTGTACAGATCGGTAATAGCGAGTCTGCAAAAGTATTTGCCGTCGCCTTGACTCTTTCCCTTTTGATTGCGGCATTTCTCGCAGGGATTGTTACATCACCAATACGTAATATTTCTCAAGCTACTAGAGCTATGGCAGAAGGTGACTTCTCCCAAAGGGTTCCTTCCAGCAAATTGGAAGAGATCGGGATACTTGCATTTTCATTCAATCATATGGCGGAGCAGTTACAAGAAGCGTTCCGTAGAACAAAGGCAAGCGAGGAACAATATAAAGATCTTGTAGATACTACGCCTGGTGTTGTTTGGGAGGCGGATGCTATCACCTTTAATTTCACATTTGTGAGCAAACAAGCTGAGGATCTATTGGGGTATTCTGTAGAAGAATGGAAAACTCCCGGATTTTGGGCGGACCATATTCACCCGGAAGATAAAGACTATGCGGTAAATTATTGCGTAGCTTGTACGGGAAAATTAGAAGCCCATGATTTCGAATATAGGTTCTTGAAAAAAGACGGAACTGTCGTTTGGCTCAGGGATATGGTAAAAGTAATCGCAGAGGGTAATAAGGAAAAATGGCTTCGCGGAGTGATGGTAGATATCACTGAACGTAAGAGTATAGAAGAGAAATTTTTAGAAAGAAACAGATTTGTAGAATCCATTTTGGATATCAGTCCTGATATATTATATATTTATGATATAAAAGACGGAAAGAACGTTTATAGTAATATCGGTGTGGAAAGGCTATTAGGGTATTCCGTAGAAGAAATTCAGGAAATGGGGAATTCTCTTCTGAAATCACTGATGCATCCTGATGATTTCCAAGCGTACTTAACCAATATAATTCCAAAGTATTTAAACGCTCTAGATAGAGACGTAATCGAACACCAATATAGGATGCATCATAAAGATAAGAAATGGCGCTGGTTCGTTTCCAGGGAATTGGTCTATAAGAGGGATCAGGAAGGAATTCCGACACAAATTTTCGGTATATCTAATGATATTACTAAGAGTAAGGAAGCAGAAGAAACTATTCTAGATCTAAATGCAAATCTGGAACGTAAAATCGATCAAAGAACAGAAGAATTAAAAAGAACAAATGGAGATCTGACGGAAGCTTTGGAGTATCAGAAGAAGATCTCCAAGGAGTTGAATGAAACTCAAAGCCAACTTCTTCTTTCCGAAAAATTAGCTGCGTTAGGCCAGCTTGCCGCCGGAATGACTCACGAATTAAACACCCCTTTGGGAGCGATCGTTTCTTCAAATCGTGCAATTTTGGATATTTTGTACGAAGAGATTAGGGAGATACCTGACCTTCTTCTTAGCTTAAATAAAAAGGAAATTGAATATTTCAAATTTTTGTTAGATGAAAGTTTAAAGGAAATTTCCCAAGCAGAAATTTTACCGAATCGTTCTTTGAGAAGGGAGCTCGTTCGTGTATTTAAAGAAGCTTCCGTTCAGGATCCGGAAAATGCCGTAAATATGGTCTTAGAATTGGGGATCCATAGATTGGGAGAAAAACTTCCTGAACTTTTAAAGACTGAAAATTCTCTGAAAATTTTAGAGGCCGTTTCTTCTATCGCTTCGGTTGTAAGATTCAGTAATGTAATCTCAATCGCTACCGGAAAGGCCTCTTACGTTGTGGACGCACTTAAAAATTATCTAAACCCAGGAACGCATAACGGAGATGAGGAGCTTGTTCCGGTCGATATAGAGGTGGAGCTGGAAACAATCATCGCACTATATCATAATAAGATCAAATACGGGGTAGAAGTAGTTAAACATTATAGGACGAACGAACTTTGTTTGGGAGATCCGGATAAGTTGAATCAAGTATGGATCAATCTATTAAATAATGGATTGCAGGCCATGAACTATAAAGGTAAAATCGAAATTTCGATCGAGAAAAGAGAATCCTGGATTATAGTTTCTTTCGCAGATTCCGGTTCGGGAATTCCAAAAGAGATCCAAGATAAAATTTTCGATCCATTCTTCACTACTAAAAATCCTGGAGAAGGTATCGGTCTTGGTCTGGATATATGCAAAAAGATCATAGAGAAGATGGGCGGAAAAATAGAGTTTGAAAGTGAGCCTGGACGCACTAAGTTCGAGGTTTGGTTGAAACCTGCGAACCGTAAAAAAGAGGAATCTATTGGAAACTGA
- a CDS encoding SH3 domain-containing protein has protein sequence MKQILAFFLTFISLLVWNCASVEKVEPRKIEKIMKVHAGGGLRLRISPNIEAKKIDLVPDGDVVETFGETGELEIQDGKQGRWVKVKWKKKDGYVFGGFLEFINVK, from the coding sequence ATGAAACAGATCCTCGCATTCTTTTTAACTTTTATCTCTCTTTTAGTTTGGAACTGTGCCTCGGTAGAAAAGGTAGAACCTCGTAAGATAGAAAAGATCATGAAAGTCCATGCAGGAGGAGGTCTTCGTTTGAGGATCTCTCCAAATATAGAAGCTAAAAAAATAGATCTGGTTCCCGACGGTGATGTAGTCGAAACTTTCGGCGAAACAGGAGAACTAGAGATCCAAGACGGCAAACAAGGCCGTTGGGTCAAAGTGAAGTGGAAGAAAAAAGACGGATACGTATTCGGCGGATTTTTAGAATTTATCAACGTCAAATAA
- a CDS encoding DinB family protein, with translation MIDPEYCVALAEYNRWQNESLLNVSEKLKSGELEEDKKLFFGSMAKTWNHIIMMDLSWLDRFHSRPIQKLDFQEMQFSNLTELKKLRTELDSTISEWVKTITSEWLTQDLKFYSYMYKKEITLPIWLLITHFFNHQTHHRSQISTALLQSGLDYGVTDIPWNPFYPKLR, from the coding sequence ATGATAGATCCAGAATACTGTGTCGCTTTGGCAGAATACAATCGTTGGCAAAACGAATCCTTATTAAATGTTTCTGAAAAATTAAAATCAGGCGAATTGGAAGAAGATAAAAAACTATTTTTCGGTTCAATGGCAAAGACTTGGAATCATATCATCATGATGGATCTTTCTTGGTTGGATAGATTTCATTCTAGGCCGATCCAAAAATTGGATTTCCAAGAAATGCAATTTTCTAATCTGACAGAACTCAAAAAACTTAGGACTGAATTAGATTCGACGATTTCCGAATGGGTAAAAACCATAACCTCAGAGTGGCTTACACAAGATCTGAAGTTTTACAGTTACATGTACAAAAAGGAGATCACATTGCCGATCTGGCTTTTGATCACTCATTTTTTCAATCATCAGACCCATCATCGCAGCCAAATCTCTACGGCATTATTACAGAGCGGATTGGATTACGGAGTCACGGATATTCCTTGGAATCCTTTTTATCCAAAATTAAGATAA